A part of Streptomyces sp. NBC_01497 genomic DNA contains:
- a CDS encoding NADPH-dependent FMN reductase, with amino-acid sequence MINDLAPRDTPTLPDVARSPTVLGIGGTLRPGSTSEQALHVALRAARDHGARTEVITATELELPMYDPGP; translated from the coding sequence ATGATCAACGACCTGGCCCCGAGGGACACGCCCACCCTGCCGGACGTGGCCCGCTCCCCGACCGTCCTCGGCATCGGCGGCACGCTGAGGCCCGGCTCCACCTCCGAGCAGGCCCTGCACGTGGCGTTGCGCGCCGCCCGCGACCACGGTGCGCGCACCGAGGTCATCACGGCCACGGAGCTCGAACTGCCCATGTACGATCCCGGCCCCTGA
- a CDS encoding NADPH-dependent FMN reductase yields the protein MTPRARYFLDAVRRADSIVIASPGYHGGTSGLLKNALDYLQELAADPVPYVDGKAVGCIVTTLGWQAGVTTLTSLRSTVHALRGWPTPLGVVVNSSAKPFGPDGEALDPKVAGQLAGLGGQVASFARMRASSSV from the coding sequence CTGACCCCACGGGCGAGGTACTTCCTCGACGCGGTCAGGCGTGCGGACAGCATCGTCATCGCCAGCCCCGGCTACCACGGCGGCACCTCGGGGCTGCTCAAGAACGCCCTGGACTACCTGCAGGAACTGGCCGCCGACCCGGTCCCGTACGTGGACGGCAAGGCCGTCGGCTGCATCGTGACCACCCTGGGCTGGCAGGCCGGGGTGACCACGCTGACCTCGCTGCGCTCCACCGTGCACGCGCTGCGCGGCTGGCCGACCCCGCTCGGCGTGGTGGTCAACTCCTCGGCGAAGCCCTTCGGGCCCGACGGTGAGGCACTCGACCCGAAGGTGGCGGGCCAGCTGGCGGGGCTCGGCGGGCAGGTCGCCTCGTTCGCGCGGATGCGGGCGTCGAGCTCCGTCTGA
- a CDS encoding NtaA/DmoA family FMN-dependent monooxygenase (This protein belongs to a clade of FMN-dependent monooxygenases, within a broader family of flavin-dependent oxidoreductases, the luciferase-like monooxygenase (LMM) family, some of whose members use coenzyme F420 rather than FMN.), with product MILTAALMHGLGMHTGAWMARDGKASDYLSSAMYKDIARTAEAGKLHAVFLAEQMTNQEVGTERPCGALDTATVLALMAGVTDRIGLVGTASTTYNQPYDLARRFATLDHLTGGRVGWNSIATQNPTVVEQYGGGESLDHEQRYARADEFIDVVLRLWDSWQDGALVGDKENGVFARDDLVREINHTGTYFSVRGPLPFPRTPQGRPVIFQAGSSPRGRDQAAKYADVVFTAQHVLQDAVDFRTDMRERAAAYGRDPDSIKILPGISLVLGRTQAEAQKRKDHLDEVFGTGPNLRKLAKRVGLPVDVLELDKKFPAHLLGPDEEFKGSIGFRRSIVNLAVTEDLTVRELIAQYGGGHHQVVGTAEQVADDMAERLAAGAADGFTLMIDMLPSGLHDVVDLLVPELRERGLFHEDYEHDTLRATLGIGPAGPVPGTSPAATPAA from the coding sequence ATGATTCTGACCGCGGCACTCATGCACGGCCTGGGCATGCACACGGGCGCCTGGATGGCGCGGGACGGGAAGGCGTCCGACTACCTGTCGTCCGCGATGTACAAGGACATCGCCCGCACCGCGGAGGCGGGCAAGCTGCACGCGGTCTTCCTCGCGGAGCAGATGACGAACCAGGAGGTCGGCACCGAACGGCCGTGCGGCGCCCTGGACACGGCGACCGTGCTCGCGCTGATGGCCGGGGTGACGGACCGGATCGGCCTGGTCGGGACCGCCTCGACCACGTACAACCAGCCGTACGACCTGGCCCGCCGGTTCGCGACGCTCGACCACCTCACCGGCGGACGCGTCGGCTGGAACTCCATCGCCACCCAGAACCCGACCGTCGTCGAGCAGTACGGCGGCGGCGAGAGCCTCGACCACGAACAGCGCTACGCCCGCGCCGACGAGTTCATCGACGTCGTGCTGCGGCTGTGGGACAGCTGGCAGGACGGCGCGCTGGTGGGAGACAAGGAGAACGGCGTCTTCGCCAGGGACGACCTCGTGCGCGAGATCAACCACACCGGCACGTACTTCTCCGTGCGCGGCCCGCTGCCCTTCCCCCGTACGCCCCAGGGCCGGCCCGTCATCTTCCAGGCCGGCTCCTCGCCGCGCGGCCGGGACCAGGCGGCCAAGTACGCGGACGTCGTCTTCACCGCACAGCACGTGCTGCAGGACGCGGTGGACTTCCGCACCGACATGCGGGAGCGGGCCGCCGCGTACGGCCGCGACCCCGACTCCATCAAGATCCTCCCCGGGATCTCGCTGGTACTCGGCCGGACCCAGGCCGAGGCGCAGAAGCGCAAGGACCACCTCGACGAGGTCTTCGGTACGGGGCCCAACCTGCGCAAGCTCGCCAAGCGGGTCGGCCTGCCGGTGGACGTGCTCGAACTCGACAAGAAGTTCCCCGCTCATCTGCTGGGCCCCGACGAGGAGTTCAAGGGATCCATCGGATTCCGCCGCAGCATCGTCAACCTCGCCGTCACCGAGGACCTGACCGTACGTGAGCTGATCGCGCAGTACGGGGGCGGCCACCACCAGGTCGTCGGCACGGCGGAACAGGTCGCCGACGACATGGCGGAGCGCCTCGCGGCGGGAGCGGCCGACGGCTTCACGCTCATGATCGACATGCTGCCCTCCGGGCTGCACGACGTGGTCGACCTGCTCGTGCCGGAACTCCGGGAACGCGGCCTGTTCCACGAGGACTACGAGCACGACACGCTGCGCGCGACGCTGGGCATCGGCCCGGCGGGCCCCGTACCCGGGACCTCCCCGGCCGCCACACCGGCGGCGTGA
- a CDS encoding LysR family transcriptional regulator, whose product MLDVRRLQVFLAVAEEGSVTAAAQRLYLTQSAVSQQVQALERELDVPLLRRVARGVRLTPAGAALAAHAKDLFGRLTTVEEEIRSFADGSREVRLGAFASAGVELLPLALRTFRARRPDVRVLLNSVHADDPPVGLREGRFHALLTWEYDFAPQPADPGLAPWHLADDPLRAVVPADHPLAGRHEVALSELAAERWVVRAHRAPYADAYETMCRIAGFEPAVAFTTDDYQSLQGLVAAGMGVSLAPALSLFPHREDIAVLRVAAPAPARRVSALTLTAPGPGTPLRDLLDILADTARDLLTGH is encoded by the coding sequence GTGCTGGACGTCCGGCGCCTCCAGGTCTTCCTCGCCGTAGCCGAGGAAGGTTCCGTGACCGCCGCGGCGCAGCGCCTCTACCTGACCCAGTCCGCCGTCTCCCAGCAGGTCCAGGCCCTGGAACGGGAACTGGACGTACCGCTGCTGCGCCGCGTCGCCCGGGGTGTCCGGCTCACCCCCGCCGGCGCGGCCCTGGCCGCACACGCCAAGGACCTGTTCGGCCGGCTCACCACCGTCGAGGAAGAGATACGTTCCTTCGCCGACGGCTCACGGGAGGTCAGGCTGGGCGCGTTCGCGAGCGCGGGGGTCGAACTGCTGCCCCTGGCCCTGCGGACCTTCCGCGCCCGCCGTCCCGATGTTCGGGTCCTGCTGAACTCGGTGCACGCGGACGATCCGCCCGTCGGCCTGCGGGAGGGACGCTTCCACGCCCTGCTGACCTGGGAGTACGACTTCGCGCCCCAGCCCGCGGACCCGGGGCTCGCCCCCTGGCACCTGGCGGACGACCCGTTGCGCGCCGTCGTCCCCGCCGACCATCCCCTCGCCGGGCGGCACGAGGTCGCGCTCAGTGAACTGGCCGCGGAACGCTGGGTGGTCCGCGCGCACCGCGCCCCCTACGCGGACGCCTACGAGACGATGTGCAGGATCGCCGGGTTCGAACCCGCCGTCGCCTTCACGACCGACGACTACCAGTCGCTGCAGGGCCTGGTCGCCGCGGGGATGGGGGTCAGCCTGGCGCCCGCGCTGTCGCTGTTCCCGCACCGCGAGGACATCGCGGTGCTCCGGGTCGCCGCTCCCGCCCCCGCCCGCCGGGTGAGCGCGCTGACGCTCACCGCGCCGGGGCCCGGAACGCCGCTGCGCGACCTGCTGGACATCCTGGCCGACACGGCACGGGACCTGCTGACCGGTCACTGA